The following is a genomic window from Bacteroidia bacterium.
GCGTGTTGCTCACCTGGGCACCGCATCCGCGTGCGCTGCCGCAGGCCGTTCCCAACAGCTTCGCCGAGTGGATGCGCCGCGCGGATGTCGACTTCGTCGTGACGCACCCCGAGGGCTACGAACTCGACGAAGCCTTCGTACCGGCGGAACTGATCGAGTACGACAGGGACAAGGCCTTCGATGGAGCGGATTTTGTATATGCGAAAAACTGGTCCAATTACAAGCAATATGGCGCCGTAATCTCACAGGACCGCCCCTGGATGGTGACGCAGCGCGACATGGCGCGGACGGCCGGCGCAAAGTTCATGCACTGTCTCCCGGTACGCCGCAACGTCATCGTCGAGGATGCCGTGCTCGACAGCGACGCATCCATCGTCATTCCACAGGCGGGCAACCGCGTCTGGTCCGCGCAAACCGTGCTTAAACGCATGCTGGAGGTGCTGTGATGGATGAACGCTTCGTACTGCATGTGGTGAAAATCGGAGGAAACGCCGTCGACAATCCTTCGACGCTGGCGTCCATACTCGCTGCCATCGCAAAAATGCAGGAAGGGGTGATACTCGTCCACGGCGGGGGAGGCGAGGCGACGACGCTCGCACGCCGTCTCGGTCTGGAGCCGGTCATGGTGGAGGGCCGCCGCATCACCGACGCCGCGATGCTGGACGTGGCGGTGATGGTGTATGCCGGCCTGATCAACAAGCGCATCGTCGCGGCCTTCGCCGCGCATGGCGTCACTGCGATCGGTCTCTCCGGCCCCGATGGAGATCTTATCACAGCAAGCAAGCGGACCAAATCGAAGGTGAAATACGGATACGTCGGCGACATTACCGCGGTGGATGCCGCATTGCTCGAGTCCCTCCTCGATTCCGGACTTCTGCCGGTGATTGCTCCCATTACGCATGATGGAAAAGGCCAACTGCTGAATACCAACGCGGACACCGTAGCCGCCGCGATTGCCTCCGCGTTCGCGCGGGAGTATCGCGTGCTGCTCCATTTATGCTTCGACCAGCCGGGCGTATGTCTGGTCCCGGGCGACGAAAGCAGCGTGCTGCCAGTGCTCGACGCGGCACGGTTCAGGGAATTGAGCGCGTCGGGCGTCATCACCAGCGGTATGCTGCCGAAACTGGAGAACGGTTTCGCGGCGCTCGCCGCCGGAGTGGATAGCGTGCGTTTGCTGCATGCCGATGCATTCGCGTCCTTCGTTACACATGAAAGCGAACCCGGAACGGAACTCGTCGAATGAGCAACACAACATCCGTCCGGCAGCTTGAAATTATTCCGACACGTTCCGTCGAAATCGAGGAGAGCGAAGCGCTCGCGTTGCTGAGGTTGTTGATCTCCACACCCTCGCACAGCCGCGAGGAGCACGACAGCGCGGTAGTTCTTGAAAACTATTTTGCTTCCAGCGGATTCACACCGCAGAGGATCGGGAACAATGTCTGGGTCGAGCATCCCTCCGCAGACGCGTCGGCACCCACCGTGATGCTGCTCTCGCATCACGACACGGTACGGCCCACACAGAGCTGGACGCTGGAGCCCTACACGGCGATCGAACGCGACGGAAAGCTGTACGGACTCGGCAGCAACGACGCGGGCGCTGCGATGTGCGCCATGGCTGCCGCCTTCGTTGCGCTGAAAAATGAATCCTTGCCCTTCCGTCTGCTCTGCGTTGCCGCCGCCGAAGAAGAAATCGCCGGCGCCGGTGGCATAGTCGCCGCGCTGCCATTGCTTGGAGGCGTGGATATGGCCATCGTAGGCGAGCCCACGGGACTCGAAGCCGCGATCGCCGAAAAGGGACTGCTGGTGCTGGACTGCACGGCGCGCGGGGTGCCCGGGCATGCGGCTCGGAGCACCGGCGTCAACGCCATCGACATCGCAGCGCGCGACATCGCCTGGTTTCATTCCTTCCGCTTCCCTAAGGAATCCGCAATGCTCGGTCCCGTAAAAATGACCGTGACGCAGATACAGTCGGGCACGCAGCACAATGTGGTGCCGGATCGCTGCGACTTCGTGGTCGACATACGCGTCACCGACGCATACACGCATGAGGAAGTGCTCGACCTCGTTCGCGCGAACATCGCGTCGGATGCGCAGCCGCGCTCGATGAATCTGCGACCCTCGGCCATCGACGAGGCCCATGTGCTCAGACGCGCGACCGCATCGCTGGGCATTCCCTGTGTCGCCTCTCCCACGATGTCCGATCAGGCGCGGCTGCTTATGCCGTCCATAAAAATCGGTCCGGGGCGCTCCGAGCGTTCGCACACCGCCGACGAATTCGTGTACATCGACGAGGTGCGCCATGGCGTGCGCACCTATCTGGATCTGCTGCATGCATTGACAAAGGAAATGCGGACATGAAACTCTGGGAAAAAGGACTGCCGCTGGAAAAGGAGATCGAGGATTTCACCGTCGGCAACGACCGCGTGCTCGATCTCGAACTTGCGCCCTACGATGTGCTCGGTTCGCTGGCCCACGCGCGCATGCTCGCATCGTGCGGACTGCTCTCGGAGGATGAGCACGCACAGCTTCGGCAGGGGTTGCTCGCGATCATGGCGGAAATCGAGGCGGGCAGCTTCATCATCGAGGACGATGTGGAGGATGTGCATTCGCAGGTCGAGTTGTCGCTGACGCGCAGCTTCGGCGAAGCGGGGGAGCGTTTGCACACCGCGCGCTCGCGTAACGACCAGGTGCTGCTGGATATGAAGCTGTATCTGCGCGACCGCATCCGCGCTGTGGTGGAAGCGTCGGGAGCGCTTGCGGAGCGTCTGCTGGATCTGAGCAAGCTGCACCGCGAGGTGTTCCTCCCCGGCTACACGCATATGCAGATCGCCATGCCGTCCAGCTTCGGGCTGTGGTTCGGAGCCTGGGCAGAGAGCCTTACCGACGATCTCGCAGCCTTGCGCGCCGCGTATCGGCTCGCGGACCGCAATCCCCTCGGCTCGGCTGCGGGCTACGGTTCGTCCTTCCCCATCGACCGCGGGATGACCACCGAACTGCTCGGCTTCGAAGGACTACATGTGAACTCCGTACATGCGCAGCTCTCGCGCGGCAAGACCGAGCGCGCAGCCGCGCACGCCATCGGCATGACCGCCGCCACACTGGCCCGCTTCGCCATGGACGTGTGTCAGTTCACCTCCGGAAATTTCGCCTTCCTCTCGCTCGATGCCGCGTTCACCACCGGTTCGAGCATCATGCCGCACAAGAAAAATCCCGATGTGTTCGAATTGATCAGGGCGAAGTGCAACCGCGTACAGGCGCTGGCAAACGATATTACGCTCGTGACTGCCAATCTACCCTCGGGCTATCACCGCGACCTTCAGATCCTCAAGGACATGCTTTTTCCCGCATTCGGCGACATGCTCGCGTGTTTGCGCATCGCGGCGCATGCATTGGAGGGCTTGCGCGTCCGCAGGGACATCATCGACGACGCCCGCTACCGCGACGTATTCAGCGTGGATGCCGTGCATGGAAAGGTGATGGAGGGCATGCCTTTTCGCGCCGCGTACAAGGCCGTCGCCGACGACATCGCCTCCGGGAGCTACGATGCAGCGCTGCGACTTCAGCACACGCATATCGGCAGCATCGGCAATCCCGGCAGCGATCTCATCCGCGACCGACTGCGGCGGGAGATCGCGGAATTTCCGTTCGGGGTATGGGATGACGCACGGAGCAAATTGTTGGCTTCTTCGCCAGGAAGTGACTGACCCACATCCGCGACCGGACACGGTCCACACCGTACCATAGGCATGTTTTCGCAAAGTTCTGAATTCTGACAGCAGAACGCGGAGAGCAGAGAGCAGAGAGAGCTGAGCGCGTGCATCTCGCCGGCGTTGTGCGTTGTTGGTTCGAGATGCTTTCGCAAGGCGCTACGCCCTCTGCGCTACGTGAGCCTTTCACATCTCATTATTCACATCTCGACGGGAAGTTGCGCCCTCCGGGCTATTCTTCAAAAAGGGGGCGCATATCCCCTACACTGAAGTGTAGGTCGAAGACTCGCCGCGGCGGGGTTAGAGGAGGTTGCGTCAGCCTCAGGCTGAGCTTGGGACGCAATCAATTCTCTTCAATACGCAGCAACGCGGGCACGGCCCGCCGTAGGCCTACCGAGATTTCCGATTATCGATCCACAATCCGCAATTCGCAATCCGCAATCACGCAGGCGGCCCGCTGTGCCCCTACAGGCCCGGATGTAATGATCCGAAATCCGCAATCCCCAATCCGCAATCCACAATCCGAAATCCGCAATCACGCCGGCGACTCGCCGTGCCCCTACCACGATTTCCGATTATCGAGCCGCAATCCGCAATCCGCAATCCGAAATCCGCAATCACGCAGGCGCCTCGCCGTGCCCCTACCGGGATTTCATGATTCCGCGATTCCCGATTCCCGATTCCCGATTCCCGATTCCCGATTCCAGATTCCAGATTCCAGATTCCAGAAAAACAATGTACTTCCTGGAAATTGGACATATCGGGGTTGCATTACCCCAGCCACCGCCACAGCACGGTCAGCGTACTCAGCAGTACAATCGATGCCGCGATGTTCGCTGCGCGCATGGCGGTGCGCGGCTGATGGCGGTCCGCTGTGTCGGAGAAGGTGAGATTCACGAGACTTCCGGTGGCGGGAGATTCGCTGGCGAAACTCACACCGATGAGCACCAGCGAGCAGACGACAAACAGAAGTATCGCCACGTGCAGGAAGTTCACCGTTGCGGCCTGTAGCAGCAGCGGGTTCTCGAAAGGGTTGAGCTTGTGCATGATTTCAAGAATGAAGCGCAGCGCGCCCAGTACCAGACCGGTGAGCAGCGAGGCAAGAGCGCCCTTCGCGTTTACCCTCCTCCAGAAAATCCCGAACAGAAACACCGCAGCGATAGGCGGTGATATGTAGCCCTGTACGCTCTGGAGGTAGACGTACATGCGCTCGTCGCTCAGCAACCCGATGAAAGGAATCCACAGCAGCCCCAGCAGCACCATCGCCGCGGTTACGTACCGGCCCATGCGAACCGTCTGCCGCTCATCCGCGTGCGGGCGCAGCTTCTGATAGATGTCAATGGTGAAGAGCGTGGACGTGGAGTTGAACATGGCGCTCAGCGAGGACATCAGCGCAGCGAGCAGACCGGCCACGACCAGACCTTTGATGCCATTCGGCAGCAGCGTTGTCACCATCCATGCATAACTGCGGTCGCCCGTCACTGTGCCGTCGGACAACGCGTAGCCGACGACGCCGGGAAGTACGAGAATGAACACCGGGAGGATTTTCAGAAAACCCGCAAACACCGTGCCGGCCTGTGCATGATCGAGGTTACGCGCACTCAGCACCCGTTGCACAATGTACTGGTCCGTGCACCAGTACCAGATGCCCAAAATCGGAGCGCCGAACACTATCCCTGTCCACGGAAAATCCGGATCGCTCATCGGCCTGAACATGTGCCAGAAATCCGGCGGTGTGGCGGCCACCACGGCATCCCAGCCGCCCGCCTTCTCGAGACCCAGCAGGGTGAGCGCGAGCGATCCGACGATCAGAATCACCATCTGCACGACGTCCGTGTAGATGACGGCGCTCAGGCCACCAAGCACGGTATACAAGCCGGTGACGAGCACGATCACCACCGCCGATGTGTACATGTCCCAGCCCACGACCGCATGCAGCAGTATGCCTCCGGCGTACAGCGAGATGGATATCTTTGTCAGCACATAAGCGACGATGGAGATGCTGCTCAAATACCAGCGGGTGGCGCTGTTGTAGCGGCGCTCGAGAAACTCGGGCATGGTAAACACGCCCGAGCGCAGATAGAATGGCGTGAACACCCATCCGAGCAGCAACACGATGAGACAGGCCAGCCATTCGAAATGTCCCACGGCCAGTCCCGACTTCGAACCCGTGCCCGCAAGTCCGAGCAGGTGTTCACTGGAGATGTTCGTAGCAAACAGCGAAGCACCTATCGCTATCCAACCCACCGAGCGTCCCGCGAGAAAATATCCCTCCCGCGTCTTTCCCCTCCGTGTAAAGTACACACCAATGCCGATGACCAGCAGAATGTACGCAACGACAATGATCAGATCGAGCCTGGAGAATGCTTCGGACATGCCTTCTCTCCGTCATGATGGAATGCGCAAATCTGCGAAATCCGTCGGCAACATACAATGTGGTCGGCGGAGAGGGGGTGAAGAGGGGGTGAAGGGTAAAGGGTGCAGGGGTGCCTGTCTGCAGTCGAAAAGTAGATAAAAGACCAGATAACCCCGAATATAAAAATGCGCTCTGCCTGTGAGACTTCACGCCTGGAGAAATCCGCCTGGGCTAAGCGCTACGCCCTTTTGCGCTACGCGAGCCGTTTACTCAACCGAAGGCTGACACTTTTCACATCTCACCTGGAGTGGCGCCCTTCGGGCTTGGGAGCTCTTTGCTGGCTGCGTGCCCCCCACACTCACGTGTAGGGTTTTGGGAAGTGTCGCCCTTCGGGCTTGGGACGCGTATGATTTTCATTTGGATGTGACGACGCGGGCACGGCCCGCCGTGCCCCTACCGCGATTTCCGAGTATCGATCCGCAATCCTCAATCCGCAATCATGCAGGCGGCTCGCCGTGCCCCTACCGCGTTTCCGTGATTCCTGTTTCTCGATTCCCGATTCCCGATCCGAAATCGTCAATCGTCAATCGTAAATCAGCTCACCCTCACCACCACCATCGTCATGTCGTCGTGCTGCTCGGCTTTGCCGGCGAAGCGGCGGGTTTCGCGGTAGAGGCCGTCGAGGATTTGCGCGGCGCTGTCGCCGGCGTGACGCTGCAGGGTGACGGCCAGTCGCTCCTCGCCGAACTCCTCGCGCTTCGTGGTCATCGCCTCGGGATAACCGTCTGTGTACAGCACGAATATGTCTCCCGGATGTATGGGCAGCGTCACTTCCTCGATCGTCTGCTCGAATTTCTCACCGCCCTCGAAACCCAGCGCCATACCGCGCGACTGTATCACATCCACATGGTGATCGGAATCCATGCGCATCACCGGCGTGTGTCCCGCGCGCGCGATGGTGACGCTGTGCGTCTTCAGATCGAACACGGCGTAAATCATGCTGATGAAATTGCCGCGCTCCACGTTCTCGTAAAACAGGCGGTTCATTTCCACGAGCACGCGCGAGGGCGAGGTGGAAAAACGTCCCAGCGCTTTGAGAAATCCTTTGGTCAGCGTCATGTAAAACGCGGCCTGCGTGCCCTTGCCGGATACGTCTCCTATGGCGATGCCGATTTTATCCGGTCCCAGGTCGATGAAGTCGTAGTAATCCCCGCCCACCTCCATCGCCGGCGCACAGCGCGAAGCGATATCCAGGCCGGGGAAATGCGGATCGTGCTTCGGCAAAAAGCCCATCTGCACATCCCGCGCAATCTCCAGCTCGCGCGACAAACGCTGCCGCTCCGAAATATGCCGCTGGAAGCGGGGCGCGATCTTTTCGAAATCGCTCACCGTATCGCGTGTGACGAGGGCCAGCACGGCGAACAGCAGCATCGCCAGACCCACAGCCAGCAACAGCATTCCCTCGGATTGATACGCGGTGTTCCAGGGCAGAAGCAGCAAACCACCTTTATGGACAATCAGACCCGCACTCAGTCCGCTGATGCCGGCCATGACATCCGCGGATACAAACAGCAGTATCACAACGAGCGCAGGAAGCAGAGTAAGCGCTATTCCGCTCCAGAGAGGTTGCAGAGCGAGCGGATTCGGCAGAGCAAGCACCAATGCGCCCATCGGGAGCAGCAACCAAGGGGTGCGTAGTCGTTGACGGACCAGGGACACAACGAACATCACCGCGAAAGCGAAAGCAAACACACCGCTGTTCAATGAATCGCCGAGCACAAAAAGCGCCGGCATACCGGAACTGAACATGTCGAAGGCATTATCCGATTTGTGCACGATACCAATGCCGCCGTCAGGAGCGAACAACCCGAGCGCGGTCACGCCAATACCCGTCATGAGTAATCCGCCCGACAGACCGCGTAACAGTGCATGCCCGATACGCGAATGAAGGACGTGCCCGCGCGTAAGCAGATCCACAGTGATGAATTTCTCTTTCCACGTTTCCCGCCCCACCGACTCTCCCACAGCCCAGACGACGAACATTGCGCCGCCGACGAGCAACGGAGCGAGCAGGAGTGGGAACAGGAGTTCCGGCTCCCAAACCGCCTCCGCGCGGAGCTGGAGGTAAAACCACGTGCCGAACAGCAGCGCCGTGACACCGCTGATAAGAAGGGCCGTTCGAAAACCGATCTCATACGCCCGCAGTCTCCGGATACCGGTCACAATCAGCAGTATCGAGAGGCCAACGTAAAAGAGCACCTGCAGTATCTCTCCCATGTATCCGCCCTCACTCCCGGCCGCTGATGACGTTGCTCTGGGTTCAAGGGAGAAGCGGGTCACGGTACCACCGGCAAGATCCACGCGTACGTCGATGCTGTCACCTGTCCGGGCATCAAATGCGGCCCAGGAAGCCGAATAGTTTCTTCGCGCAGGTGATTCGTTCCGCGTCCAGCGAACACTGTCGCCGGGTGCGAAACCGCGCTGTGTGCGTGCAGCGGCATTCAGCCCGAGCGGACCGCGGTACATCGAGTCTGCGTGCGTCCGTATCAGACGCTCCACTGTACCGAGCGCCTCGTGCGGCGAGAGAGACGGAAGCGAAACCGAATCGGGTACGGGAACGAGCAAGTAGAGCAGTGATCCGTCAGTGTGGAATCGCATCTGAATGTCGCCCTTGAGAATGCGGTCCACGATGCGTTCTTCGGAATTCGAAATGCGCAGGGAGGTAGCTCCGTCGGGGTCGGCGCGGAATATGCGGACGCGCCAGTGATATGCCGAAGAGGAGAGTGCAGCCGGGACCGCGTCGGTGGGCGGCCCCTTGCGCGCGCCCATCTCCTCAGAAGAGCTCTGACGTAGCCTCGGAAGAATGGTGAAGCGCACGGAATCGAGATGCAGATCCGCAAGCACAGCTTGCGAGCGGAAGCGGATACTGTCGCTGTTCACAGTGAGACGCATCATGGACCAGGGGTGGGCGGTGGGATAGAAGTACAGCAGAAGAATCAATCCCGCGACTCCGCCGGCGAGCCAGAGCCAGGTGATAGCGCGTTCGCTCTGTAACATGCAGTCTCCGAAATGCTGGAAAAACAGGATCAGTCCACGGCTGCGAGATGCAACAGTTGCATGGGGCGTCCGTATACGGATTGTTCGGCATAAGGTTGCTTTCACGAACAGAATCACGACAGGGCGGCCTGAGAACGAATTCCGCGAATACTGTGTGATTCCTTCGTGTAAAATCGCGATATTATGCGACTGAAAACAACCCGAGCGATGCAACGCGTCCCGTGAGTTCTCTCTTCTGTACTTCTCACTTTCAGGCGCCGCCATGTCCCGACTGATGGATTCTCTTTCACCGCGTGCGATACGAATTCTCTACTCCGTTTTTGCCATTCTCGTCCTGGCTATCGCCGTGTACAATCTCCTGCACATCCTTGTGTGGCGCGTGCCGAGCAATGATCAATGTGAGTGGAGAATGGTGTTTTCCGATACAGCGGCCGTGCATCTGGATTGGGATGTGCGCAAGCCGCATGCGTCAATGCTCGGTTTCGAACGGGGAGACCTGGTTCTCGCTGTCAATGGCATCAGTGCCGACAGTGCGAGCGATGCGATAAAGAACATACTGCGTGCGGCCGGCGGAGATACGGTTCGGGTACTGATTGACAGGGACCGGCGGCAGCGGACCATCCCGCTCGTGCGCGATCCCGGGTGGAAAGAACTTCCGTTCAAGTTGTACGACAGGCCTGTCGAAACCCTCGTCATAACGAACATCGTTCCCGGAGGGGTGACGGAGCAGGCCGGCGCACAGGAAGGCGATCTGCTGCTGCGTATCGACAGCGTCAGTACCCGCTATCAACTCGGCGCTCAGAATCTTCTCAACAGACATCATGCGGGTAGCATCGCCCGCTTTACCATTGAGAGAGATGGAGAGCTGCGCACACTGAACGTTCGTGTGCTCAAGGCCTTTAATTACATGTACTTCGGCCTGTTTCTCCTTGGCCTGGGTTTCTTCGTCGTCGGGTACGTGGTCGTGATGGCCAAACCGGAGGGTCGTATCCAACGACGTTTCGGGCGCTATGGTATCCTCGCCTTATTCCTGTTCGGAATGCAGAGCGTCGCAGTGGGTCCGGTACTGGATTCGTATTTCAAAGTGTACAGCATGCTATCGCTGGCGCTCCTTTCGCGTATTATCGCACCTCCGGCCTTCGTGATGTTTTTCTTCCACTTCCCGTATCACAAACGGCGTGTGGATCGCTGGTGGATCATTACCGGTCTTTACGGACTCTGCGCTCTCGCCGCTTTCGTGCTCTTTAATTGGTCCTTCCATATTCTCGAATGGAGGGCGGCGCTCTGGATGATCCGTCTCGCCGATCTTTTGCCCATGTCGCTGCTCTTCGTCGGGCTCCTGGTCTTTGCGCACAGCTACTTTCATGTCGGGGACCGACTGCAACGCAAGCAACTGCGTCCCATTTTGTACTCCACCCTCATCGGTGTCGCGGTCTTCATCTACATGACAGTGGTGAGCACGACCTATCCTCTTGCGATTTACCTTCAGCCCTATCTTCTGCTCCCGGCACTATTGTTCATCGGCATTCCTCCTGCCTTTGCCTATGCGATTTTCAAGAATCGCCTCATGGACGTGACCGTTATCGTCAAGCGCAGCATCATATATGCGCTGATTACCGCCACCATCGCGGCGATTTACCTCATGTTCGTGTTCGGTCTTGGGAGTGTGCTCGGGGTAATGCTGGGTGAAACGGACAACACTCTGCTCATACTCGTCGCCTTCATCGTCATCGCGCTGGTCTTCGATCCGCTCAAACGAAGATTGCAGGAGTGGGTGGACCGTATATTCTATCAGGAACGCTACAATTACCAGAAAGCGTTGCTCGAGTTCAGCCGTGAACTCCCGCGGCAAATCAAGATGGAGGAAATTCTTTCTTCCATGGTGTCGCGTATTTCATCCACCATGCATGTCGAGCGCGTGGCCGTGGGGCTGTGCGATGATACGCATGGCTGTCATGTGCTGAGTAAAAATATTCCGGACCGCTGCTGTGAATTCGGACATGTGGATGGCGGGCTGTTGCAGGCGCTGAAGGACATGCGTATCCCTCTCTCCGTCGCGCTGGTCAACGAGGATCCGCGCATCGTGGATCCTGAGGACAGACAGCGCATTCGTGAGGCCGGTATCGTGTTGGTCGTGCCGATGTTTTTGCAGGATCGTCTCATCGGCGCCATCATGGTTGGTTCCAAGATGAGCGGCAAGGTCTACTCGCAGGAAGACATTGATCTGCTTTCCACCGTCGCGGGACAGGCCGCGATAGCCATCGAAAACGCCCGTCTGCACTCATCGGAACTGGAGAAACAGAAGATCACCGAACAATTGCAGATCGCACAGCGCATACAGAAAAGTCTGCTCCCGCGCAGCAGTCCCGAACTATCCCAACTCGACATCGCCGGCGTGTCGATTCCCGCGATGACGGTCGGTGGTGATTATTATGACTACATACACCTGCCGGACGACCGCCTGCTCGTGGTCGTGGGCGATGTATCCGGGAAAGGCATATCCGCCGCGCTGTACATGTCCAAGGTGCAGGGTATTCTCCGTTTTGCCGCGTCGGTGTGCGCCACACCGCGCGACATGCTCATCAGCACCAACCGCCATTTGTATGAAGGTATGGAGCGGAACACGTTCTTTACCGCGGTACTCGCCTTATTCGACTTCCGGGAGGGGACCGTGACCATGTGCCGCGCCGGACACACGCAACCGCTGGTCGGTCTGAACGGCGATTTGCACTATATGCACATGGAAGGCATGGGGCTCGGTCTCGAGCCGGGTGCCGTGTTCGACACCTCCCTGCAGGAGGTCACCTGGCCAATGAAACCCGGTGGGCTGGTACTGCTGTATTCGGACGGACTGACCGAGGCCATGGACGGGGGCATGAATCTATTCGGCGAAGACCGTCTTTTCAGCCTTTTCCGCAGTGTGCGTCATGAAGACGCCGAAGACATACAGCGGCGCATCTTAGGGGAGGTGGCCTTGCATCGCGGTGCCGCCGAGCAAAACGATGACATCACCATGGTGGTCATTCGGATTAAGCAGAAAAAGGTATCTGAATAATCCGGCATGCGGGGCCGGCGGACACATTTTTCCCTTCCAGGACTTTTCCCGATGTTGGAGCATTGACAATACCGGATGCTCCATGACACGTCTCATTTTTTCCACTGCGATCGTACTCCCCCTGCTGCTCACAACGTGCACTACAGACCATCGTAGTGCCGCCGACCGTCACTTCGAGGAGGTTGCCGCGCACTTCATCGAAGCCTGGCTCGTTTCCCATCCCGAACAGGCGACAGCGCTGGGGGACCGCCGTTTCGACGACCGACTGAATGATTACTCCCACAATGGGATACAGAACGACATCGCGCTGTATCGTGCATATCTCGACACTTTGCGGGAAATACGCGTCGAGGATCTTTCGGCAGCACACATGATTGATTACGACATTATGCTGCAAAGTGTCACAGGAAGTCTTTTTACACTCGAAGAATTGCGCGAGTGGGAATGGAACCCCTTGTCATACAATCCCGGGGAGGCTATCTACGGCCTGATCGCGCGCAATGGAACGACGTTCAGCGCAAGAATGAAGGCCTTGGCCGCGAGACTGCGCGGTGTACACGCTCTGCTCGACGCGGCCCGCGCGAATTTGACGAATCCTCCTGCAATTCACACCGAGACCGCGATCATTCAAAACGAAGGCGTCCTTGCACTGCTGACCGGCATCGTGCAGGCTTGTATCGACAGCGTGGACAGTCCGCTGCGCGCCGAGCTCTCCACAGCTCGCGATTCCGCATTATTGGCACTCAGGGACTATGGTGCCTGGTTGTCGGAGGACTTGCTCCCGCGCTCACGACGTGACTTCCGACTTGGCGCGGCGCTGTACGCCAGGAAGTTTCAGTATAAACTCGATACGGACATGAAACCGGAAGATCTGTTGCAGGAGGCCTGGCTCGATCTCGCCCGTACCACAGAGGACATGTATCAGGTCGCACTTCCATTGTATGCGGAGCTGTTCGACAGTCGTGACGCCGCGAAACTCGAGCGCGACGCACTCATACGCGCGGTACTCGCCAAGCTCAGCGATCAGCATTCCAACGACGATCGCATCGTTGAGCAGGCGCGGCGTGACCTCGTGGCGGCCACGGATTTCGTAAAGGCACAGGGCTTGGTGACCGTGCCCGCCGAGCCATTGGAGATCATCGTGATGCCGGAATTTCAGCGTGGTGTCGCGGTGGCTTACTGCGACAGTCCCGGAGCACTGGAGAAAAACGGAAAAACGTTTTTCGCCATCGCTCCCACTCCGGCATATTGGACCGATGCACGCAAGGAGTCGTTCTACCGCGAATATAATGACCACATGCTGCGGAATCTTGTTGTGCACGA
Proteins encoded in this region:
- the argB gene encoding acetylglutamate kinase, translating into MDERFVLHVVKIGGNAVDNPSTLASILAAIAKMQEGVILVHGGGGEATTLARRLGLEPVMVEGRRITDAAMLDVAVMVYAGLINKRIVAAFAAHGVTAIGLSGPDGDLITASKRTKSKVKYGYVGDITAVDAALLESLLDSGLLPVIAPITHDGKGQLLNTNADTVAAAIASAFAREYRVLLHLCFDQPGVCLVPGDESSVLPVLDAARFRELSASGVITSGMLPKLENGFAALAAGVDSVRLLHADAFASFVTHESEPGTELVE
- a CDS encoding M20/M25/M40 family metallo-hydrolase, whose protein sequence is MSNTTSVRQLEIIPTRSVEIEESEALALLRLLISTPSHSREEHDSAVVLENYFASSGFTPQRIGNNVWVEHPSADASAPTVMLLSHHDTVRPTQSWTLEPYTAIERDGKLYGLGSNDAGAAMCAMAAAFVALKNESLPFRLLCVAAAEEEIAGAGGIVAALPLLGGVDMAIVGEPTGLEAAIAEKGLLVLDCTARGVPGHAARSTGVNAIDIAARDIAWFHSFRFPKESAMLGPVKMTVTQIQSGTQHNVVPDRCDFVVDIRVTDAYTHEEVLDLVRANIASDAQPRSMNLRPSAIDEAHVLRRATASLGIPCVASPTMSDQARLLMPSIKIGPGRSERSHTADEFVYIDEVRHGVRTYLDLLHALTKEMRT
- the argH gene encoding argininosuccinate lyase; its protein translation is MKLWEKGLPLEKEIEDFTVGNDRVLDLELAPYDVLGSLAHARMLASCGLLSEDEHAQLRQGLLAIMAEIEAGSFIIEDDVEDVHSQVELSLTRSFGEAGERLHTARSRNDQVLLDMKLYLRDRIRAVVEASGALAERLLDLSKLHREVFLPGYTHMQIAMPSSFGLWFGAWAESLTDDLAALRAAYRLADRNPLGSAAGYGSSFPIDRGMTTELLGFEGLHVNSVHAQLSRGKTERAAAHAIGMTAATLARFAMDVCQFTSGNFAFLSLDAAFTTGSSIMPHKKNPDVFELIRAKCNRVQALANDITLVTANLPSGYHRDLQILKDMLFPAFGDMLACLRIAAHALEGLRVRRDIIDDARYRDVFSVDAVHGKVMEGMPFRAAYKAVADDIASGSYDAALRLQHTHIGSIGNPGSDLIRDRLRREIAEFPFGVWDDARSKLLASSPGSD
- a CDS encoding sodium:solute symporter produces the protein MSEAFSRLDLIIVVAYILLVIGIGVYFTRRGKTREGYFLAGRSVGWIAIGASLFATNISSEHLLGLAGTGSKSGLAVGHFEWLACLIVLLLGWVFTPFYLRSGVFTMPEFLERRYNSATRWYLSSISIVAYVLTKISISLYAGGILLHAVVGWDMYTSAVVIVLVTGLYTVLGGLSAVIYTDVVQMVILIVGSLALTLLGLEKAGGWDAVVAATPPDFWHMFRPMSDPDFPWTGIVFGAPILGIWYWCTDQYIVQRVLSARNLDHAQAGTVFAGFLKILPVFILVLPGVVGYALSDGTVTGDRSYAWMVTTLLPNGIKGLVVAGLLAALMSSLSAMFNSTSTLFTIDIYQKLRPHADERQTVRMGRYVTAAMVLLGLLWIPFIGLLSDERMYVYLQSVQGYISPPIAAVFLFGIFWRRVNAKGALASLLTGLVLGALRFILEIMHKLNPFENPLLLQAATVNFLHVAILLFVVCSLVLIGVSFASESPATGSLVNLTFSDTADRHQPRTAMRAANIAASIVLLSTLTVLWRWLG